The nucleotide sequence TTTCAATTTAACCTTACATAACAAGATTACAATGTTCATTTAATAGATATATAAATAACAGCATTTTACTAGTCTTTCTTTAAAATGACACTGTATCTTCTTATTAATACCAGTATCATTTCAAATATTGTATCCAATACGAGTTTAAATTCAAATCAGTTCAATTACTATAAAGTCAAAATTGATACCCAAAAAATATCTCACTTGAGTTGCTCTTAGTTTTATTATTGTAGGGTCCCTAATTTACCGCAACTGATTAGTTTCGTTGCTGTGCTTAGTAGGGGTGTTCAAGATCCGGCCCAGGCTCGAGGCATATTTTTGTCGGGTTCGGATTTGTCATTTCTACCGGGTGTTTTTTTTTTGTCGGGTTTGAGGTATAAATATGATATAacatttattaaatttaatttttaaaaataaaattttattattttaatatataaaatttacaaATTTGTATATACTAATTTTATATCGGGTCAACTTGGTTTATTTTCGGTTCCCTTCGAGTCGGGTCAAAATAGACCCGATAACCTTTTAGGACCAAGTCCGTATCTACTTAAACCCGGCCAAGATCCAGACCATAAACCCCTTAGTGCTTGGTAAAAAGATATATAAGACAGTTATTATTATTAGCGGCTCAATATACCTGTCTTATCATATTTCTAAACTTTTAAGTTGTAACTTCTCCAATAGTGGATCCTAACACTCTCCAAATAAGTGGAGCCTTACTTTTTCGTAAAGCAAAGCTATATTCTCGTTATAGTCTCAAATCTAGATATCTTCAAACACTACAATAATCAGCAGTTTATAAGGTGTAAAGAAACGGTAAAAAGAGAAGATCGTTATCTACAAAGCTAGGCATGGAAGACATATCTTTTGGTGACATGGGAGGAGATGTTCTTGATCTGGAAGAGTCTCTCCAGCTCAACAAGAAGAAGCAACGAATTAGAAATTAGTAGGTCGAGTAAATTATCACAGTGCGCAAAATAATTCTCCAAATGTGGGGGGATCCATATGGATTGGTGGTCACCAATGCGGGACCAAACTCTTTcatattgaattttaaaaatcagGATGAAGCAAGGAGAGCGTATGATGGTGGACCATGAAGGATGGAGGGCCACATGTTGAGTCTTCAATGGTGGAGCCCTAACCTATCCATAGATGAGGTAAACTATAATCAACTTCCTATTTGGGTACAAATACATGGGTTACCTTATGATAAAATCCAATTAAGTAATGCAAAGAAAATGGAAGCCATAGCGGAAAAGGTGATAAGTGTTGAAAATCCATTTGTTGAAGGAAATATGCTTTAATCATTTTTGAGAGTCAGAGTGGAATTAAATGTCCTTTTTACCATTAAAGAATAGTCTTTGGTGCAAAAGAAATGATGGAAGTCACTCATTTGCAGATTTTAAGTATGAAAAATTATATGATTATTGTTATAAATGTGGGAGAATAGGTCATGATAAAAAAAGCTATATGGAGGAGATAGCTGTGTCCATAGTTAACCCAAGTATCTCCAGATATGGTCCAGATCTCACAACTCCAGGGTTTAGGTCAATTGACAATAAGGCAATAAGAAGGGCTGATatcaagagaagaaaagaagagcaaCATAATTGGTGGGTGGAGGAGTTATGGGAGACGCATGAAAGAAGACTTCAGGAAAAAGTGTGACTGAAAAGACaacaagagagaagaagaagtgtcTAGTCAAGAAGGAATTGTAAGCTCCAAGTTAGTGTTTCAGCAAAATCTTAGGACAAACCAACAAATTCACATGAGTAAATAGGAGAGAGACAAGTGGTAATGCAGAAAATTCAAGGCCAAGTTGAAGGGATTGATCTTGAAAAAGTGAACAGTGATAAAAATACCAATGTCTTGGAGCTTGGAGATGGTACAActaatcaagaaaaaaaaggaaaaacccAGGGGTGGGGGGAGGTTACTTAAAAAAATCATCAAGTCAGAGGGTCAGAATCAGAGAGGAATGAAAGAGCTGATAGGGGGATAGAAAAgacaatagaaaattaaaaagatagtaGCATACTAGCATGATCCATAGGAAGAATGAAAAAAAGGATGGACTAGgtaagaaaagagaaaatagtaAAACAAATGAGTCATGGACTGCCTTTAACCATAGGCCTAATAGAACTATATAATAACTCAAAATTGGGCCAATTGAATAagagaagaatttcactattagaAAATTATTGAAGAAGTTCAATAAAATCATGGCTgaagagaaaggaaaaagaaacatAGGAGAAGAATTTGAAGGTGAAGCCCACGATATAAACACTATGGACATTGAAGGAATGATCAAGCAGCATAGGACGGAAGAATGGAAGCTAAATCAAAATAGCAAGCCAGATCAAAACAGCAAGCAATTGGTGACTAGAAACGATGAAGGATTCTATTATGTGgagatagtagaagaagaagaggagatggagccataaaatagtaaaaatattgTGGTGGCCAGAGAATTAGAAACTGAACTTGCCCAAAGAATGGagaaaaaattgaaaatcaaaagaggaagaaaagaagactAACAGGGGTAGAATAGCGGGAAGGAAAAGAAACAACTGCACATAATTGGAAGACAAACAAAAAATGCAAGCTAGTCAAAGGTTCAGCTGGAAAAATATCTCATGGAAAAGACTTGCACATAAAAAAAGATACTATGAAAGACTCAATGGCTGAGGAAACGGGACTAAATATGCCCCCAACTCAACTATAAATGTCATAAGTTGGAACTGTCGCGGGTTAGCGGCACACGCAACAGTTTTGGAACACAACATGTGCAAGCAAATTAAGCTAGCAATAGTATTCCTAATTGAAACTAGAGCTAAAGAAATAACTATTAGGAGGATAAAGAAAATGTTAtattttgagaatatattttacGTAGAACTCCGGAGTTAGTCCGAAGGGCTATGCCTTTTGTGGAATGAAAGTTacaatattaatatttatttttgtgtGTGATAATTACATAAAGACTAAAATTGAAGATAAAAAAGGGAACATCTAGACATGTAATTTCATCTATGAAAATCCAAattttggaagaagaagaagaaaagaacaaTAGAGGACGATCACAACAACTAATTGCAATCTAAATGAACCTCAACTATTCATTAGAGACTTTAATGATGTGATGAGCCAAGAGAAAAAAATTGGACTTCACCCAAAGCCACTGAGCCAGGTGAGAGAGTTTAGACAGTTTGTAGACAATAAATCTCTTATGGATTTAGACATGAAGGGGAGAAGATTCACTTGATTTAGCAACCCTAGGAACAAATTTGTTACTAGGGAGAGAATTGACAGGGCATTAGCTAATTGGGAGTGGACGATTCTGCACCAACATGCATCACTCTCGACTTTGCGGGCAATTAGTTCTGATCATTGTCCCCTAATTTTAAACAAATCTAGTTTAAAGGATTGGAAAGAGTTTCAGATTTGAGGCATTATGGGCTGATAATGAGGATTGCGATAATATTGTAAAAGAGGAATGGAATAAGAAAGTTGTTCAAGGCTACATTTGgacaagaataaaaagaaaaatgaacaaTTGCAAAGAGGAGCTGAATAAATGGAGCAAGGCAACTTTCAAGCGTACAGATAAGAAAATTCAGAGATTGAAAGTGAAATTGAAAAAGGCTACAACAGTCAAATGCCACAAAGGAGGAGCGAGAGCAGATATAGGTGTTAAAGGAGAACATAGTTGCACTGTGGAGACAGGAAGAAAAATATTAGGGGCAGAGAGCTAGGTTAAAGTGGCTGAAATAGGGTAACAAAAACACATCTTTTTTTCATGACTATttaaagaagggaaaagaaacaCATAGTAAAGCTGAAGAATGAAGCAGGCTCCTGGTTGTATGATAGAAGGAAAATTATGAAGCATATTGAGGAATATTTTGAAGGATTGTTTACCTCAAACAGTAGGCAGAATTTTGAAAGCACCCTCAATAAGATTCCAGTGAGAGCTACAAAGAAAATGAGATTAGAAAACTGTTTTTAGTATGGGTAGCCTGAAGGCTCCGAGGCCAGATGGTTTGAATGGACTATTTTACCAAAAACACTGGGAGGTGGTTAAGAACGAGGTTTATGGAGTTGTCAAAGAGTTTTTTAATAGTAAAATTTTACCAGAAGAATTCAGTAAAACAATAGTGGTCTTAATTCCAAAGATCGAGAATCTGGTAGAGCTTAATCAATTAAGGCCGATTAGCTGCTATAATTTTATTTACAAGATTATATCCAGGGTGTTAGTGATAAGATTAAAAGGAATACTGGAAGAAATAGTTTCACCAATTCAAAGTGCGTTTATAGGAGGGAGGTTTATGCAAGATAACGTAGTAATAGTCCAAAAAATTTATCACAGCTTGAACAAGAAAGGAAGAGAAGGATCCCATAACATGGCAATCAAGTTAGATATAAACAAGGCATATGACAGACTAAAGTGGGACTTTCTTGAGAATGTACTCGGGAGACTTGGGTTcaatgaaaaatgggttaaacTAGTAATGGGATGTGTGAGAAGTGCAAGTTATAGGCTCAAGGTTATTGGTGAGTTGTCTAGAAGGATCAAGCCACAAAGAGATCTTTGCCAAGGAGACCCATATTCACCTTACCTCTTTGGCAGCAAAAGTATTTACCATTTTGATGTAAGAGGGCCAAGGAAATGGTTATATATCGGGTCTAAGGATAACTCTAACAACCCCGGTAATTACTCACCTGTTGTTTGCAGATGACTGCATTATATTCATGGAAGAAAAGCAGGACGAGGTATTTCAAGTCATTAATATCCTCAATGAATACACAGAAGCGTCCAGACAAAGATTAAATTTGAGCAAGTCAGGCATCACTTTTGGAAGCCAAGTGCTGATAAAAAGAAGGGTGGATATTGAAGAGATTTTAGGAATGGTGGCATGGGATACACCCAGAAAATACCTGGGATTGCCGACTATACGGGGAAGGTCTCAGAACAAAGCTTTAAGTTGGattgaagaaaaaaattaaaaaaattagatggATGGAATGAAAAACTTTTAAACCACACGAGCTAGGAAATACTTATAAAATTAGTAGTTCAAGTAATGCCAGCATATGCCATGAATGTAACACCCTTATTGTCAGAATGTCATGCTTCCGCCTGTGCCACTCTAATTGCGAGGATATTACGACAACTTCTATATACTTACTAATAAGATAGAAGCCTTTAACTCGAAAGCGTATCgctgtttttttttaaaaaaccgaaagttctttttctttggtgttttacaaacatgcatatataaaaaaattcaatcacaatcttcatatatatatatatatacaagattTCTTACACAAGTAACTTACAAATATACCAGACATACATATCATTACAAATAACGACTCCTATCTCTCttacaaaaatatataacaatACGAGGAAAAAACAATAACTAAGATATATATAACACAATCAGATGCGTAGAAGAAACTCCTTAAACTCCTCTCCGTCCTGAAAAGAAAAATCTgtaggggtgagaacctaacaaTACACTCTCACTATAGGAGTTTCAAAATTGTCCTAAGAAGTTATAtaaaagaaaactgttttcaactGCAGTGATCATCgctcgtcttatgaatcttttgtAAAATCAACGGTTAATTATCCAAAACTCCAAATTCATATTTTATTTGTAAAAACTCCAAACCAAACATAATATACCATAATATTTCACTACTTGCCAAAGAACCATTCCAATCAAACTTACCAAGACATATAACATACCCAAAATATGGCCCCCGCCCCAAcaatcacggcctccggcctAAACATAATCAAACACGGTAACATAGTCAACCACGACCcaaaacacaatcaatcaacacTCAACCATCATAGTCTGAACCAACCAaccacaaacacaagtaatgaagttcaaacacaatcaagagcaattacaacaagtatGGCAATAAGTATTTAAACAGaaatattcacataggcaaattaagtacaatatgcacacccaaacaatgtcacataaatgcatatgatgcatgcctgtcctactgaccATGAGTTCACATGTCGGTTAAACTGTCAGAACctgacacatccggtagctaactcgGATATCATCTCTCTTTGTTCGTGTAggtgtgtgtgtttgtgtgtgAGTTTTGGGAAGGGGGCTGGTGGCTACTGAGGAGGAAAGGAAGGGTGAGTGTAGTGTGTGTTTGGGTTTGGAGTAGTGTGGgtaaatttgggaattagggtttcgtTTGGgaacaaatattaaaattaaagtatagagtaataattgaaaactaaatataattccatataattttttttctgagAGTACTACTTATTTTCACttacaaaaattattttcgaaataacTATTCTAATTCAAGATTAGAAGTAATCAAATAGGATTTTCCTTTATTCATAAAATAAGGTTCAAAATCTAAATATTCAAGTTAAAGCatataaaattctcattatttttttattactaaagCTTTAAATTCTAAATAAGAAATTGCtcgatttatatataaaaatctctaaaagtataatcttaaataaatataatagatcataaataacttattatttaatttttaaaaattcggaGTCTTACAATGACCATTATAAAGTTTCCTAAAGGTTTTTTAGGAGAATATGCACAAAAATCGCATAAGTTCTGGTTGGCAGCACTAGAAAAAGGAATGAGATATCTATTGGAGAAACTGGGACACTATTACAAGAAGCAAAAGCGAGGGGGGGGGGCTGTAGTTTAAGGACATTGAAACACAGAATACAACCTATCTTGCTAAACAAGCATGGAGGGTAATAAAAAATCCAAATTCAAGCTGGGTGCAGATTTTAAAATCGCTTTATTTTTCGGACGGTGAGTTATAGTCAGCAACATGTAAAAAGGATTTCTCATGGGTATGGAAAAGTATTCTGCATGGAAGAGATATATTGAGGGAGAGAGCCAAGTGGAGAATAGGCGATGACTTTAAGGTTAGTATTTGGAAAGACAACTGGATTGCGGGAAGGAGCAAGCCTCTTAATGCAGAAAGCACGGATGAATCTATGGAAAGCAATTCTGAAAATATGTTTACCTAGGATATTAGTAAAGCAATTTTGAGCACTCCCATTAGTGTTGTAAACAATGAAGTTTTTTGTATTGGCCATGGAGAGAGGATGGGAGCTACACGATCAGAACAAGGTATTATATGGCTAGAGCGGCTAGACTGGATAAGAGACACGAAAACCCATCCACAAGTGAAGATAGGAAGGATTTATAGAAGGAAATATGGAGAATGGAGGTcccacaaaaaattaaaatatttctaTGAAAAGCTTGGAAGATATATTACCAGTAAACTTTAATTTGCATAAGAGAAAAATGGTACCAGATTCAGTTTGCTAAATATGTTCTAAAGAGTTGGAAACAATAGAACATGCATTATTGCTACGTGACTGGGCAAGGGTAACATGGTTCAAGGTGGAATGTTAATGTACACCAAAATTAGAGACAGTAAAATCAATTGGAAACTGGATAATGGAAAGCATAAGAAAAATCAGAGCAGCTGATGGagagaaacaaaagaaaatgattaGCAAGCTGGAATTTCTAATGTGGGAGGTGTGAAAAATTAGGAATGACAAGATTTTAAACAACAAGAGGTTAATTTATATTGGACAATCAACAAAGCAAGAATTCTATAAAATATTTATTGGAACTCAGTAGAAAGACAACAGATAAAAAAGATAGAAGTAATGAGAAGAAGAACTAACACGGTGTGGTGGAGATCTCCCCTGGGGAGATTGGCTGAAAGTGAATGTGGATGCTGCTTTCAACAAAGAGAATGGATCCGGTAGGGACAACAAAGGAAGGATAGTATTAGGattgttataaaaaattaaaGCTAACACAAGCATTAGAGTAGAGGCACAAGCAATTAGTCAATCTTTAATCATAGTGAACAATTTACAGGGAGAACTATAATAGAATCAGACAATTTAAAGCTCATTCAAGCAATTAAATCCAGAACTACAATTGGAGAATTTTTTGCAATTCTGCAGGATATTCAAATTTTGATGGAGAATCTACTTGAGAAAGGAGTGCCTTGGACTCCCAAGAATGAAATTGTCTAGCTCATGCAGTGGTGAAGACCACGATAATAGGGAACCTGCGATTGAATTGGAGCACATTTTCACCTGCAGAAATACAAGAAACTATTAGAAGAAAAACGCAAAGGTGAAGTCATAGATCTACGGGTTAATTAAAAGGTAAAAAGGAATAAAGAAAATGAGAAAATATTATTAAGAGAAAGTAGGAAAAAAATGGCAGATTACATCAGCTAGAATGTTGTACAGATAGCCGTGAACAGCAAAAGTGATGACAGAACCATACAAGCTGAAGTAGAAATCGAGATCTTCAATCCAGATCTTTAACAATCTAAGGCAGAGGTTCTCCATGCAGTCCAACATAGGACCGTCACTGGATTTGTTGCCCATGTTTTGGAAATGAAACCAGGGAGGAAGAAAGAATCGTTCGCAGTGCGGTCATCCTCTGCGAGGTAAGGAGCTTCGAGAGGGAGAGCTGGGCATGGCGAAGTCGGACTGTGGATCCGGTCAA is from Arachis ipaensis cultivar K30076 chromosome B01, Araip1.1, whole genome shotgun sequence and encodes:
- the LOC107638268 gene encoding uncharacterized protein LOC107638268 isoform X1 yields the protein MGNKSSDGPMLDCMENLCLRLLKIWIEDLDFYFSLYGSVITFAVHGYLYNILADVKMCSNSIAGSLLSWSSPLHELDNFILGSPRHSFLKPEAVIVGAGAIFWVCYMSWTERSLRSFFYASDCVIYILVIVFSSYCYIFL
- the LOC107638268 gene encoding uncharacterized protein LOC107638268 isoform X2; translation: MGNKSSDGPMLDCMENLCLRLLKIWIEDLDFYFSLYGSVITFAVHGYLYNILADVKMCSNSIAGSLLSWSSPLHELDNFILGSPRHSFLKTERSLRSFFYASDCVIYILVIVFSSYCYIFL
- the LOC107638268 gene encoding uncharacterized protein LOC107638268 isoform X3 → MGNKSSDGPMLDCMENLCLRLLKIWIEDLDFYFSLYGSVITFAVHGYLYNILADVKMCSNSIAGSLLSWSSPLHELDNFILGSPRHSFLKPEAVIVGAGAIFWDGEEFKEFLLRI
- the LOC107638268 gene encoding uncharacterized protein LOC107638268 isoform X5 produces the protein MGNKSSDGPMLDCMENLCLRLLKIWIEDLDFYFSLYGSVITFAVHGYLYNILADVKMCSNSIAGSLLSWSSPLHELDNFILGSPRHSFLNIHIHFQPISPGEISTTP
- the LOC107638268 gene encoding uncharacterized protein LOC107638268 isoform X4; its protein translation is MGNKSSDGPMLDCMENLCLRLLKIWIEDLDFYFSLYGSVITFAVHGYLYNILADVKMCSNSIAGSLLSWSSPLHELDNFILGSPRHSFLNIHIHFQPISPGEISTTPCRRP